The genomic stretch ATAACTATTACCTACTGTTCTCTATTATTATAACATCTATAGagatgttagctattattattatttataagaaTGGGACATACCAGTGATGAATAGAACTCTgctaattttatatgtataaacatatgtgtatgaaagatatatatatatatatatatatatatatatgtatgccaTTTCAGTATCCCTGGTCAATGAAATAAATTGTAATACAGGCTTTGtttctgaaatacattttaaaaacagattttgaggtaagccaaagaaaaaaaatcctacctaTATCCAAATATGTTATATTAAAACCTTGTTCCTTGGCGATTTCACTAAGCAGCTGGATGTAATCTGTATTTGGAATACTGAGAAGGCTCCTTTTCAGTAAGTTGATCTTTTCACCAGGAGAATTCCTCAACGAATGCCAAGTACATCCTAAAGAATGGCCTACTACGTTTGTCTGAAAAACAGAGATGAAGATTAAGACTTGTAAATCAGACTGACTTCTAACACTATGATATAATTACAAGTATTTATTAGACATTCATATTTAATACCTTATAAAGCATGTTTAAATGAATACTACCTGGttaactttctcattttattttattttattttattttattttttttaaagattttatttatttttttaagagagagacaatgagagagaacatgagcgaggagaaagtcagagggagaagcagactcctcacggagctgggagcctgatatgggactcgatcccgggactccaggatcatgacctgagccgaaggcagttgtccaaccaactgagccacccaggcgcccaactttctcattttaaatgagataacaccAATAAGCACACATTTAACAAACACCACGACATCAGAGAAAAAAGCACATGTAGTAATATactgggagtttttaaaaatactttcgtATGGGGCAAAGGGCTCTCAGTTAAATTTCCTGAGGCCACATTTGGAtgtatagaatattttttaaaagatgtagaaGATGTTTAAGAGCAGTATAAACCAAACTGTTAATAACTGAATCTGCCTAATAgcaatttacaaattaaaatataaaataattttaccatTATGATTTCTTGTATTGAATACCAACCAATCACTCTGACAGCTGGGAAGCAGAAAACTGTAGAAAAGGTGCATTGTACAAGTTAGGTTTGAGAAGGACAAGTCTTTCAAATGAATGGCAGGAGATCATAAAGTGCTTACCAGCCTTTTCCCAGAACCCAAAAGAAcgttctcctcttcctcttttccttattGTCCCCTATATCCTTCCCTTTGCACCTCTGTTCTTAGAATGCTTTACATTTCCATGTTagcttatttttctcaaactgCCTTCATATATTATGCCAaaaaatctcacaaaagaaacaaacaaaaactactgCCCTCTGAAGTTGGGCAAACTATCCATAGTCTTATTAATGAGCCTGGCAAAGATTAAGggattttcaaaaaaatagatcACAAGGATGGCCAGTATATAGAATTAATAATCTGCAAAATTTGCTAAGcagaatttcattttccttggttggaactttaatttttttttctaacaaaattttaattcattggTAGAGTAATTTCATTTAGAACAAGTATATAATGAAGAATAGTCTCTTTCCTTACCACTCCTTCCTGAAGACATGTTTCACTCCCAAAAGGTACTTACTATTAGAACTATTTCTTCAATAACCTTCTACAATTCTAAATTCAAGTGtacataatctttttattttattttttacttctttcttcctccctccctctctctttctctcttctttgcagctccacacccaacatggggcttgaactcaggaccttgagatcaagagtcatatgccctggcagagccagccaggcatccccataatcttcttttaaacaaaaatgatagCTTACTCTTCtatatcttatttttctcatatcaGTGTACAACTAGGCACTATATTTCACCAGATTTCAATTATGGCTTTTGggttatttctgatttctttttactAACAATGTTACAATAAAACTTTTGCACTTGGATGACTTTAGCTGTAGAATAATTTCTATAAGTAGAATTGAGTCAAAGAACAGGtatgcttttaattttgataaatacttCTGGACTGATTTCTAAACCAACTTATACTACCATCAACAGTCTTGGCAGGTGCTTGTTTTCTGATACCCTTGCCCACACCTAGGACTATCTAACTTTGTAGGTTTCATCAGTCTAAAAGGTGGAAATAGTTATCTCTTTAATTTCCATGAGTGAAGCTGATCGTTTTTTTACCCATTTGTATCCTAAAGGGTTATCTTTTTTATTGATGTAAAGAGCTTTTTATGTGGTACTGAAAATAGTCCAATTACAGACCTGTGTTAAAAGTAAtttgttcttggggtgcctggatggctcagtgggttaaagcctctgccttcggctcaggtcatgacccccgggtcctgggatagagccccacatcaggctctctgctcagcagggagcctgcttcccttcctctctctctgcctgcctatctgtctacttatgatctctgtctgtcaaataaataataaataaaatctttaaaagaatttaaaaaagtgaCTTGTTCTTATTCTTGGttttatttacagattttttaatttttttgcagtGTAATAGATTTTATGGGGTCAAATTTATCAGTCTTTTACTACTTTACATCTTCTAGGTTTTAGGTTCTATTACAAAGATCTCCTCTAtgctaagaattttaaaaagcaaagctcTTCTGTGTTTTCTCAAACTTGGTTTCAATTCTTAGGTTCAAATTTTTTGATCCATCTAAAATTTGTTTTGATATAAGGAGTAAGGCAGCAGCCTAAATACGCCACACTCACACCCACCCGCTCCCGCACacatccttccctccaccccccactgcAAATGTAGCTGTAAGTTATTTCTACATCATTTATTGACTAATCCATCCTTTCGCCCACTGAAGTCTCATTATTGACATATACTCTACTCCTATGTGGATTATTGTCTGTACCTGGATTCTCTAATCTATCCTCTATCCCTGTACCACTATACCTTTCACCACTATAGATTTATAGTATGTTTCATTCTCTGGTAGGTAGAGTCCCACTCTACCTGTTCAGTTTTCTTGGCTATTCTTGAGAGTTTATTTCTCTGGATAAACTTGGTAAAGCTGTACTGTGATCCAAGATGAATTCTGGTAGATTTAGAGTGAGACTACATtgcctttttatatattttacaatattgagtcttcctactGGAAATAGGTAGCTTTACATAAATTCATTCTGTTAATCCCTCAGTAGAGTTTGGAGGCTTTTTCAGATGGGTCTGcacattttaagtttattctcCAGCACATTATCCTCTTTCCTATTATTGAAATCTTTTTCATTccaacttttaatatttataaatagggAAACTACTGAATTTTTCCCCAGTATACTTTTTAAGGATagatttctcttttgctttaaaaTGATCAATGTTATCAATCTTCATAAATTTTGTTAATAAAACACATACCACAAAAAGTCAAAAAGTACAGAATTATAAAAGCAACACACCTGAACTCATTTCATCCCTACCTTCAGCCCCCTTTCCAGAAGCAATTTTTAACACTCTTCTTTAATTATTCTAGTGGTTACCTTCATAATCCTAAATATGAAAAAACTATTGGttttatacattaattttatGATCAATCACCTTGATGAATTCTCTTAttctagaaatttttcttttacaggGCTTTACAGGGACACAATCATATTATTTGTAGTTAATGATCatgtttatctcttctttttaagtATTCAACCTCATTGTTTTATCTAATTACATTGATTGGTACTTCTagaacaagattttaaaaatgggattcaTGGATATCGtgtctttttttctgaaattaatgtaaacatgtaactgtgattttgattttttttgaggTATCTTTTGAGTCACAATAgggatatgtttttaaatttttatttaaattcaattcagttaattgtattattagtttcaagggtagaagttagtgattcatcagctgtatagaacacccagtgctcatatcatgtgccctccttaatgcccatcacccagttaccccatcccctcacccatgtcccctccagtaaccctgtGTCCTAGAATTAAGTATCTCtttggtttgccttcctctctattttctttttttaaaagattttatttgtttgtttgtctgtttgtcaGAGGGAGACTGTGTCCAGGCGTGTGCATGagtagagggagtggcaggcagagggagcagcagacagaagaaGCATGCTCTATGCTGAGCTAGGAGCCAGATTTGgtactcaatcccaagaccccaggatcatacctgagctgaaggcagatacttaactgactgaaccacccaggtgtccctcctctctatttttatctgattttacttttcctccccttcccctatgttcatctgttctgtttctcaaaacaatagggatatttttaaaagagtttatcaATGATTGCTAAATATCTTTTTGGCATCCATTGACTTTTCTCCTTTGACCCATTAAGGTGATTAATTATTGTAACAGATTTATAGGACCCAGCCTTGCATTCctgaaatgcaaaagaaatatCCTTGTGTTCCTGAAAGAATAATATACCAGAAAAAAGTTGCCCAAATTTTTTCTGGTATATTACTCTTTTACTATTTTACTGGATATTTTATTAAGGTGTTTCACTATAAGGGAGCTTAATCCATAATTTTTTCCATTGGGATTTGCTATTGTCAGGTTTTGGTGTTAGtgttatgttgttttgtttttttttaaagattttatttatttatttgacagagagatcacaagtaggcagagaggcaggcagagaaagagaggaggaagcaggctccccgctgagcagagatgtgggactcaatcccaggaccccaagatcatgacctgagcggaaggcagtggcctaactcactgagccacccaggtgcccctgttatgttggttttgaaaaataaatttaaaagcttcctctttgtatatatgtattgCCTGGAAGAGTTTAAATAGCATTGGAAATGATTTCTTCCTTGAATATTTAACAGAATTCACATATAAAACCACTTATCTGTGCTTTGTGATTTCAGTGTCCTTTCTGATCCAATTTTAAAACAAGTGAATGCACTCTTTAATGTTTTTCTATTAAGAATGtaaaaccaaaaatttttttactttgtgtACGGTCTtcgattttttttcctacaggaTGAGCCCTTATTTTGTTATCATCATCTAGGACACTACTATAGTCCTCAATTCTCATGCCCCACCTAATAAATCCTCAGATAATGTACCATGAGATGGAGAATATCACAATCTCAAACAATATGTCACAGGTAACTCAATCTCTTACACTCTGTATTTGTTTGCCCAGCTGCCTACTCCATATCTTTACTTAATTCTCCAAACACTTCAGATTGAATATATCCTACTCGCTATAGGTATAAACTCATTGCAGATATTAACTCAGAATCTTCTCTCCCTCATGTCCCACTCATCTTCTGTACTCCCCACACTACTGAATGGTACCACCATCTACTCAGTTGTCAATCTGGCTtactttctcctttccccttaGTCCCCACATCCAATCAACTGCCATGCCCTCTTCACTCcagttttctaaataattttaaaactaaccATGTCGACTGCCACTAGCTTAGTCCAGGCCACCAACATTTCTCATCCATTTTTTGTAAAACATTCTACAGGTCTCTGAGTCTAAGACTCATTCACTCACCATAGTGCAGCCAGTGATTCCTTTCTAATCCTGTCCTTCCCagcttaaaattcttaaattctaAGGAAGAATTTATCAGTGATTGCCAAATATCATTTTTGCTCCACCCTTGGGATAAAGTTCAATCTCTTGACTATAATAGTCCCTTCCAGATTTAATCCCAAAGAGGCCTTCTGGCCTCATTTTTGAGACACCCTCCTCCAACTCTATGCTCTAGCCAAGCCAAACTACTTGGGGTTCTCAGATGACATAAAGTATTTTACTCCTGGTCTGTGTAGgtgctcttttttctctttggaattcTTTCCTACTGTTCTCACCCTGTAGGTCTTGGCTTAGATATTACCTCCTCCAAGAAGTCCTCCTAAAATCCCCAGTCTTGGCTGGATCCTTCTAGGTTGCCAAGCCCTCTCTGTAAGGACTAGTCCATCaggttattttctcttttagtggGCTACAAACTCCCGAGTGGCTGAGACTGTCTTATTCAGATGCCCAGAAGCTGGCACAAAGTTCGGCACACAGTACGAGCTCACTAAATGTCTGCTgagtggataaatgaatgaatgcattgtCAATGTGAAGACAAAATGGCAATATTGGCTTATCATCTTTCGATCCCATCATGTGATTTTTGAATTTGACTCCCAAGTGCTCTTACCTGGTCACCCTTGTGACAGCTAAAATTGGGGTCGTGTACATCTGAACAGTGAagagatttttaagaattatgaCTCTCAAGTGTCTATACAACAAGGAATCTAGGCAAGTTTCCTACAGCAAGAGATGCTTAATCGTATTGTCATCACAGGCATCTTGATCATTACTTACTAAAGAAATGTGGTTCTCTGGAGAAATATTACTGAATTTGGCAAGAAATTTCTCAGCAGCGTTTCTCTTGGCTTGCTTTTTTGATGCCCCctttcctaaataaaaaaaaagaaatggtaggtTTAGGAAAGAAATTAGTGTCCATAGAGTATAAAGTATTATTGTTTGATCAGAGAACTATACTATTCTTTTGCTGACATCTTTGCTTATTGTGCTTCATTCAactattagttcttttttaaaaaagatttatttagtttagagaaaAAGTGAATGCACATGAGTgcggagggtggggggagaggggtgagagagagggagggagagtccagactctgtgctgagagaGGAgaccgatacagggctcaatcttacaactctgatatcacgacctgagctaatacctagagtcgggtgcttaaccaactgcgccacccaggcgccccgatacaaCTATCAATTCTTACATTTCTGAAGGcatttctttgacattttttctttaatagttacACTTTCTGTTTTTAACAGGTATATTTCCTTATGGCCTAGCTTTAATGAATCATACTTGGTTTAATTCTGACCAAGTATTCAAATTTATCAAGGTACACCTGAATTATAGCTCTTATCTCTTAAGGTCTACTTCTGACTTACCATCTTCTACAAACTGACAACCATGtggaatttttctttaacatgaaTAAGAAGGGCCCAGGAGATACTGCAGTTGAAAGACAACATAAGTAGCATCTCCTGTCATGCTTTTTGttttacagatttaaaaactgaggcctagagagattaagtaatttgccgACTCTCGCAAATCAAGGCATCAAGAATGGACacaaggtggggtgcctgggtagcttggtgGTTTAAGCATCTACCTGcattgactcaggtcatgattcccaggatcctgggatgaagatccatgtcaggctccttgatcagttggggagcctgattctccctcaccctctacccctccccaaccgctgtgcatgctctctcaaaaaataaataaataaaatctttaaaaaaaagaatggaagttGGGGTTCCCACTTGCAGTCCAATGCTTTTTGCATTGGGCAAACGGTTGTTTATTACTTGAAACAGATACCTAGCCAATTCCATTTCATGCCATTTTAAGAATGATAGAAACATGGTGAGACGTTACAATAGGGACCCTCACTTAGTACTCTATTAAGTGACTTTCCCCCCATTATTTCTGGCCCTTATAACATGGAAGTTGCTATCATTCAAAGGGataatttctactttatttttagctCACGCTATTTTTTGCCATCTAGCCTCTTATTAATCATCTTATTTTCAAATGTGAGCATCTTCTAGTCCTCCAATTTTCTCGAACAGCTGTTGAAACTTCCAAGAGATTTACATTgcttttttctaaaatgattcTAACACATCAACACAAAGTATGTAAAGTCAATTATTTCCATAAATGAGCTtctccagaattttaaaaaatatcatattaAGAAGCATAAGTATTCTTAAGCcaaatatttatacttaaattCAACTGCAGAAAGAGACAGTGGAATAGGAGTGTATCAATTTTTCCCCCACagaaatatttgaaaggaaatcACAACAGAACTTTCTATGGTCATTCATcatctgaaaatatttcaaacGTCTTCAGTTGTATAAGAGTAAAAGAAATACCTACCAGTTTCCATAAACGACTCTAGCctacaaattgtggtatattctcTCTTATGCGCAGGTCCTCCCTCTTGGGAAAGGGTATATTCAGGAAGTCTCCAGCCATGATGAATAGCCAACTCCTAGAAAATCGAGATGAGGCTGTAGTAGTAATTTTTACTATGCAATGGCTTAATCACATAAATGATACTTTCATGATTTTGATCCCATCTCTATTTATATGTTTGTAAAGAATAATGATATTCTGCAATGGAAAAATGGGGGAAGACCTTATATGCCCCATAAATATTCCTGCATTTTATATCTTGCAAGCCCACAATACCACAACTGAAGCAGTCTGCTGCTAGGATAGGAATGGTGTTCCCCTATTAAGCCATAGCAAGCAAATATCGAAGAGCTcgaagagaaagagaagctacTATGGTCCTCCTGGGGAACATCTATAGGTCTCACTGTCAGCAGTTCCAATGCCTCTCCCTCCTAGTTACAGACTTCCTTCCCACAGCTGGCTAACTACCGCACTGGAACAAGAGCAGATGCGCAAAGGCAGCAAACAAACAGACTTGGACAGAGCTGAGGAAAGAGCAGGcgaagaaaactaaagaaaaagacaGCAAGAAAAGGACCAAAAGATGGGCTGGATAACGGGGAGGGGAGCTGTCCAACAGAGCACATGGATAAATCTGCAAGAAGGATATTCTGCGTGCAGAAATTcaaagctgaattttttttttttttggtagaataaGCAAATAGACTACTTCCCCTCTCTTGAGGTAGGTTGCCAGATCTGGGTTCTTTATAAAATCTTCTGTCTTAACAGAAGTAGAAAGAGGTTTGTCACAACAGTGGCATGAAATATGCTTAAAGTATAAAACACTCTACCCATGTGCACTGGGGTCCTGTTGATCTCAAATGAGAATTCcacaaaccaaaggcagatactgtATATGGAAGAAAatccaaaacataaataaataggaaaataattgCAAGTAAGTGCTGTAATATCTAATGATCataactggaaaaacaaaatactatACCATCTtatctttgaaatatttattccttGTTTCAGCCCTTGTCATATGATCAATTTATGACATCTTTCTTCAATAGATAAAGTGTTATGTAAAGAAAAAACCCTGTGACTTACCTGTAATGAACCAATAGGGTTAAGCTGATTCTTTGGTTGCTTAGAAGGGTCAGGCATTAAGGGGTCAGGAACTGCAaagctgaacatttttttttaaatgttataaaacaaaataattttccccAAACTATTAAGTAAATGACAAGCATTTCTTATTTCATCCTCCATGCCCCTGCTGTTCTCTATGGGATGCCCTTCTCTCCCATCTCATCTATGAGAATGTGATTTATCCACTAACCAAGGTATATCTCAAATGCCACTTCCTCTAAGAAACCTATATTATTATGAAACATAATGGAGCATAATTTCTCCCACCTTTGAACCATTATTAAGGTTTAGGTTGACCCTTTCTTAGGCAAATTATTTTACCATAAATTCTACACTCTTACAAATACATGTAATTTGTCCATCCCTCACCACGTCGCTCCTGTGTTCAGATGTGAAATCCCTGATGGCAGAGCCTATGTACTACTTACCTCCACAAGCCTCACAGGACTgtgcatatagtaggtgctcaataaaaatgtttaaataaaccATAGTACTGTCACAGCTACACAAAAAGGGAAAGACTAGTGATCGGACAGGAAATTTAGCCTGGTAATGTGCAAGACACAGATCATAATGCTGTTTTTCCACTAAAATAATTATGGGAGAAAAATCCATCTGATCTATCATCTGCTCCATGCTAGAACTATCCTCCTGAGATTGGCATGTACCCTGCATCAAGTAGATGGCCTACATGTACCTGGTTTTAGCACGTGGGGACTATGGTTGGGGAAAAAGAGAACAGTGTCTTCTAACTCGTTTGAAATTACTCATTATTTAGGCGATGAGTTTCTAGCCCCGAGTAAAGCTACATTCAAGGTTACTACCTCCCAGGTGACTGAGGAGTCACTTTTCTATGATAAAAGCGGTTTAGTTATTGCCACTTCATCAGGTTGCTTTTTCACCTGCCAGAATCTCAAGCTTTACATAGGCTGATGAGACAGGAATAGTCACTTACTATGCTGCACGCCGAAGCTACCCATATAATTGTGATGGAGAAGTGAGAAAGTCTCTGTATTAAATCAGGCCACTTTAGGCCTGATTACAGCTTAGTAATTCCCATCTTATCTGTCAAGAAGCACAAATATATAGTAAAGTTTGTTAGCCTTTTTTTGCTGACAAAGTGAAGTGTCCCTGTGCAGAAAGGACACTCCATATGTTCATTTCTACAGATATACTTAACACTTTGAGTTGACCTTTGGGCAGCACAGAAATAGCATGGTCATCACTGGCGAGGGGGAGAATCTGACACCTGCCATGTCGCTGAGcatatcttcaaagccagcataAATCAGCTATAATGTATGACCCCAAAGACTCAAGCATTGTTTTGGGAGATCTAAAGTTTGTCAATGCTTCATTCCAAGCTACTCAAATGCTTTCGAAGGGcttgggaaggggagaagcaccGCATGAGAACCTATGTACATGCTAGACCAAAAGTTTTGAAGCTGGAGGAAAACCCCTTCTCAATTCCCATGGACCTCTGCTTTCAACGCTGAGCAGGCACCAGACTACACTCCAGGAATAACTGAGTGCATGAGAAGAGGAGAATTTAAAGGGTCAGGATGCTCCAGACTGTGTCCATTAGAAACCACAGGACCTCACTCTACGATACATGAGAAGCTCCAGGACCAATATTTTCCAAAAGCACCTAAAGTGACaacaaatttattttggaaaaaaatctcatcaAGGGTTAACATCCCACTTAATGGCACTTTACATCTTCTTATATTTGGTATACATTCTATAATGAAAGTAAATCACTTTGTTGCCTTCCAAATTAGAATCTTCTGAAGAGTACTTCCCACTGACCTTTTTGCACTTCACAACTTATTTTATGTAGTGTAGAAATTATTACAGTCTTAACACAGTAAGATATCTTCCAGAAAAACTGGGGTTCTTTACTGTTGCATCCCactgaggagagaaaaaaagcctcATTCCTGAGAGCTTTCATTTAACACTTAATTGCTGGATTGAATTTCTTAAGGATAAAGTCATCTTTAACGGATCACCGACCGGTTTTCTCAAGGAAATAGAATTTTAGAGCTAATACTAACAACTGTTCACTTTGTTGCTTTTGTGAGCTTGTTCAAACTTATAATCTTACCTCAGCCATGATATTTTTGAGCTGCAGAATACAAAGAAATTTAGCTCACCAAATACTTGCATTGGCTTTCAAAATGTTTATGGCAGCCTCTGCAGCTCTATGTTTCGCCAGCTTCTTACTTGTACCTTCACCTGAATTAAggttaggaaaaaagaaatgtctttataTGCTGTCAAAGTGTGAGGCTTGCATAGACATTTGCATAATACAGAGCAAAGTCACTCTGTgtttctatacatacatacacaagggtaataaaaatatatactacgTATTGTAACAAGTCTCTACATGAAATTCATACATTAAAAACCTGTGATTTTAAGTTTTATGTATCTAATTCTATGTACACCTATATGCAAAAATTCTTGTGTACTGTTGTTTATTACATACAATGGTAATAAAGTAGACCATGTCACACTTTCTGAAAAAATGCAACTTAGTACTTTACTCTTTCTTATTCCTGGAGAGAAAGCAAACTCTTCTTTGGCAAGAAGTCTCCTTCAAGGGAGCCACTTATATCAACACTGTTTGACAGCAAAATGTGCACAATCTTATTTCAATAGTCCATCCTAAGCTGAGTTTAACTCTGTTTGGCTAAGCAATCCTGGCTACATGTTGGGTACAGTGGGAGAAAGCTTCTACAGGGAACGTGAGAGATTATGTCATGTGTCTTTCACACAATCTATATCCCTTACCTTCATAGCTAACAGGGTGTCGGGGACTGGGCCTGACTCATTACTGAAACTGCAGCCTAATTTCAGTAAGCCATCACACCTGTTAAATGATAAATTCAATCTTTTGCCCTTCTGAGTTCAAGCTAGGTGCTGAGAACCTTTCATAAGTGGTACCAGAATACTGATGTCCATTTCTCTGGTGTGGAGGAAAGAAACAGGATATGGAATGAATTTCAACTGTGACCCTCAAATGTCAGAGGACACACAAACCACACATCTTTATCTACTAACCTAGGGACTTAAGAGATATCAGAGAGTGCGAACCAGAATCCCGGCCCTTAAGGAGCACACAGCCTAGTGCAGGATTTTGTCTGTGAAGAGGCCTCCGAAATACAGCCGTAGGTGTTACAACTGAAGGGCTGACTGGAGGGGGAAGCACGCAAAAGGGGCAGCTCCCCTCCTCTTGGTAAGGATTCAGAAAGGTTACAGGAAGGAAGAGATAGTTGAACGAAGACATAAAAGACTAGTAAAAGCTAGTAAGGTGAAGAGAGCTGAGGCGAGGGGGGTTAGGAAGAGCATTCAGGGCGGAGAAAAGAGCACCTGCTGGGGCTTGGAGGTAATGGGGAGCATGGTATTCTCAAGAGCCCAGAGCAGCTGGGGAGATAAGAGCTTAAGGAAACGGGTTTTGAGATAAAAGACGACAGGGCTGGGACAGTAGGAAGAGAGGTCAAAGAACAGTTTTCTAAATttgtgcttctcaaacttgaatgtgCATAGGAATTGCCTGGGAATTCTGTTCAAATGTATACTCTGATCCCACAGGTCTAGCATGGGGTCTGATATTCCAGAGCATTTGCAGCAAGGGGCCAGGTGATGGTAATGCTGCTGCTGATCACATTTCAAGAAGCAAGGCCATTAAGTCATATTAAGAAATCTGTATTTAACCAGAGGGTGATGGCACACCTTTGAACGAATTTTAGGAGCAAGAAGCACACGAACAGATCTAAAGAGCCAGT from Neovison vison isolate M4711 chromosome 3, ASM_NN_V1, whole genome shotgun sequence encodes the following:
- the PRKRA gene encoding interferon-inducible double-stranded RNA-dependent protein kinase activator A isoform X1, translating into MSQSRHRAAAPPLEREDSGTFSLGKMITAKPGKTPIQVLHEYGMKTKNIPVYECERSDVQIHVPTFTFRVTVGDITCTGEGTSKKLAKHRAAEAAINILKANASICFAVPDPLMPDPSKQPKNQLNPIGSLQELAIHHGWRLPEYTLSQEGGPAHKREYTTICRLESFMETGKGASKKQAKRNAAEKFLAKFSNISPENHISLTNVVGHSLGCTWHSLRNSPGEKINLLKRSLLSIPNTDYIQLLSEIAKEQGFNITYLDIEELSANGQYQCLAELSTSPITVCHGSGISCGNAQSDAAHNALQYLKIIAERK
- the PRKRA gene encoding interferon-inducible double-stranded RNA-dependent protein kinase activator A isoform X2; the encoded protein is MSQSRHRAAAPPLEREDSGTFSLGKMITAKPGKTPIQVLHEYGMKTKNIPVYECERSDVQIHVPTFTFRVTVGDITCTVSAFGLWNSHLRSTGPQCTWELAIHHGWRLPEYTLSQEGGPAHKREYTTICRLESFMETGKGASKKQAKRNAAEKFLAKFSNISPENHISLTNVVGHSLGCTWHSLRNSPGEKINLLKRSLLSIPNTDYIQLLSEIAKEQGFNITYLDIEELSANGQYQCLAELSTSPITVCHGSGISCGNAQSDAAHNALQYLKIIAERK